From Microbacterium sp. LWH11-1.2, one genomic window encodes:
- the dut gene encoding dUTP diphosphatase, giving the protein MTDSVDVPIIAAVVPGYAHPGDAGADLVAAEAVRLEPGERALVATGVRIALPDGYAAFVVPRSGLAAKHGISIVNSPGTVDAGYRGEIKVSLINTDIRNAYDVAVGDRIAQLIVMPVTRATFIPVDELPDSVRGDGGFGSTGYQAGLHQNEAGQG; this is encoded by the coding sequence GTGACCGATTCCGTTGATGTCCCCATTATCGCCGCTGTGGTCCCCGGATACGCCCACCCGGGCGACGCCGGTGCCGACCTGGTGGCTGCGGAGGCCGTCCGTCTGGAGCCGGGAGAGCGCGCCCTCGTCGCCACCGGCGTGCGCATCGCGCTGCCCGACGGGTACGCCGCGTTCGTCGTGCCGCGGAGCGGACTCGCGGCGAAGCACGGCATCTCGATCGTCAACTCACCCGGCACCGTCGATGCCGGGTACCGCGGTGAGATCAAGGTGAGCCTGATCAACACCGACATCCGGAACGCGTACGATGTGGCCGTCGGCGATCGCATCGCGCAGCTGATCGTCATGCCCGTGACACGCGCCACGTTCATCCCGGTCGACGAGCTGCCCGACAGCGTCCGCGGTGACGGGGGCTTCGGCTCCACCGGATACCAGGCAGGGCTCCACCAGAACGAAGCAGGACAAGGCTGA
- a CDS encoding DUF3710 domain-containing protein, with protein sequence MTDNNATPSKSAPDDRATEGPFDDSEANPVRPYIDLGGIKILPREGLNLRLEVEEQSKRIVAVGLDYADSSLQVQPFAAPRSGGLWDETRVQLRDQVKAQGGRVEEREGALGKELLAEVPATANEGSGLRLARFIGIDGPRWFLRGVIGGAGASDPEAAAKVEDLFRSIVVVRGSAPMPPRDLIPLKMPATPGSA encoded by the coding sequence ATGACAGACAACAACGCGACTCCCTCGAAGTCGGCGCCGGACGATCGCGCCACCGAAGGTCCTTTCGACGACTCCGAGGCGAACCCGGTCCGGCCCTACATCGACCTCGGCGGGATCAAGATCCTGCCGCGCGAGGGGCTGAACCTGCGCCTCGAGGTCGAGGAGCAGTCCAAGCGGATCGTGGCCGTGGGCCTCGACTATGCGGACTCCTCGCTGCAGGTGCAGCCGTTCGCGGCACCGCGATCCGGCGGGCTCTGGGACGAGACCCGCGTGCAGCTGCGCGACCAGGTCAAGGCGCAGGGCGGGCGGGTCGAGGAGCGCGAGGGCGCCCTGGGCAAGGAGCTGCTGGCCGAGGTGCCGGCCACCGCGAACGAGGGATCGGGCCTCCGGCTCGCCAGGTTCATCGGGATCGACGGACCGCGCTGGTTCCTGCGCGGTGTGATCGGCGGGGCCGGTGCATCCGACCCGGAGGCGGCGGCCAAGGTCGAGGACCTCTTCCGTTCGATCGTGGTCGTCCGCGGCAGCGCCCCCATGCCCCCGCGCGACCTGATCCCCCTCAAGATGCCGGCGACGCCGGGATCCGCGTGA